The Sphingomonas sp. KR3-1 genome contains a region encoding:
- a CDS encoding M28 family metallopeptidase: MLRTTTPLALALMLALPAHAQTAPAPAPTPTAAERNAVVTAPLPADQAALKSHVMFLASDAMRGREAGSPEFNIAAQYVASQFYAAGLKPAGDDGGYLQSVPLVSAKLDGPGTMAITRKGAAPVALEFGKDFVSSANPETPNYTVTAPVVFVGYGIVGQGRDDYKGVNVKGKIVAYFGGAPESFPGEVSAHFSNPAAKSEIAARHGAVATITLESPRTSKQRPFSFYANAVTRPRFTWGNPDGTGHIAAPGTPAAGTVSLAGAEKLFAGAKQKWADIAKAAEAPDAVFKAEALPVTVTVAAKTALTPVQSYNVAGIIPGSDPVLAKEIVVLSAHLDHIGVGRPDKTGDTINNGALDDAVGIASLIEEAKRFKTAGTKPRRTILFLAVTAEEKGLIGSDYFANHPTVPAEAIVADVNLDMPIITYKFQDIVVYGASHSTLGPIVERAGKAIGVPLSDDPLPGENIFVRSDHYNFVRKGVPSVFLWPGAGGPGRAAIDDFMKNHYHQPSDEVGQLPAIDWESGVRFVDVNYRIAREIADGDQKPVWNKGDFFGLTYNGPGAK; encoded by the coding sequence ATGCTCCGCACCACCACGCCGCTCGCCCTCGCGCTGATGCTGGCGCTGCCCGCGCACGCCCAGACGGCCCCCGCGCCCGCCCCCACGCCGACCGCCGCCGAGCGCAACGCCGTCGTCACCGCGCCGCTCCCCGCCGACCAGGCCGCGCTCAAGAGCCATGTGATGTTCCTCGCCTCGGACGCGATGCGCGGTCGCGAGGCCGGCAGCCCGGAGTTCAACATCGCCGCGCAATATGTCGCGTCGCAATTCTATGCCGCGGGCCTCAAGCCTGCCGGCGACGACGGCGGCTATCTGCAGAGCGTGCCGCTGGTCAGCGCCAAGCTCGACGGCCCCGGCACGATGGCGATCACCCGCAAGGGCGCTGCCCCGGTCGCGCTCGAATTCGGCAAGGACTTCGTCTCCTCGGCCAATCCCGAGACGCCCAATTACACCGTCACCGCGCCGGTGGTGTTCGTCGGCTACGGCATCGTCGGCCAGGGGCGCGACGACTATAAGGGCGTCAATGTGAAGGGGAAGATCGTCGCCTATTTCGGCGGCGCGCCCGAGAGCTTCCCGGGCGAGGTGAGCGCGCACTTCTCCAATCCCGCCGCCAAGTCGGAGATCGCCGCCAGGCACGGCGCGGTCGCCACGATCACGCTCGAATCGCCGCGCACCTCGAAGCAGCGCCCGTTCAGCTTCTACGCCAATGCCGTGACGCGCCCGCGCTTCACCTGGGGCAATCCGGACGGCACCGGCCATATCGCCGCGCCGGGCACCCCGGCTGCCGGCACGGTCAGCCTCGCCGGCGCCGAGAAGCTGTTCGCCGGCGCGAAGCAGAAATGGGCCGATATCGCCAAGGCCGCCGAGGCGCCCGACGCGGTGTTCAAGGCCGAGGCGCTGCCGGTCACCGTCACCGTCGCCGCCAAGACCGCGCTCACTCCGGTGCAGAGCTACAATGTCGCCGGCATCATCCCGGGCAGCGACCCGGTGCTCGCCAAGGAAATCGTCGTCCTCTCGGCGCATCTCGATCACATCGGCGTCGGCCGTCCGGACAAGACCGGCGACACGATCAACAATGGCGCGCTCGACGATGCGGTCGGCATCGCCTCGCTGATCGAGGAGGCCAAGCGCTTCAAGACCGCCGGCACCAAGCCGCGCCGCACCATCCTGTTCCTCGCGGTCACCGCCGAGGAGAAGGGCCTGATCGGATCGGACTATTTCGCCAACCACCCGACCGTGCCCGCCGAGGCGATCGTGGCGGACGTCAATCTCGACATGCCGATCATCACCTACAAGTTCCAGGACATCGTCGTGTACGGCGCCAGCCACTCGACGCTCGGCCCGATCGTCGAGCGCGCCGGCAAGGCGATCGGCGTGCCGCTGTCGGACGATCCGCTGCCCGGCGAGAACATCTTCGTCCGCTCGGACCACTATAATTTCGTCCGCAAGGGCGTGCCCTCGGTCTTCCTGTGGCCGGGTGCCGGCGGCCCGGGCCGCGCGGCGATCGATGACTTCATGAAGAACCATTATCACCAGCCCTCGGACGAGGTCGGCCAGCTGCCGGCGATCGACTGGGAATCGGGCGTGCGCTTCGTCGATGTGAACTACCGGATCGCCCGCGAGATCGCCGATGGCGACCAGAAGCCGGTCTGGAACAAGGGCGATTTCTTCGGCCTCACCTATAACGGCCCGGGAGCCAAGTAA
- a CDS encoding beta-eliminating lyase-related protein, which produces MRFFSDNAAAVCPEVLAALGKVNQLDTAYDGDRWSKSLDGAFSDLFGTEVRALWVPTGTAANSLALAALCPPYGGVVCHRDAHINVDECGAPEFYTHGAKLLAGEGAGSKLTPDAIRAVIDPIRPDVHQVQPHAISITNATEYGLAYTPDEVAAIGALAKERKLGLHMDGARFANAVAHLGCHPGEVTWRAGVDALSFGFVKNGGMSAEMLVFFKPELAEATLYRRKRAGLLFSKGRYLAAQVLAMLEGDLWLRNGRAANAGAALLARAAGDRLVHAVEANEVFLKVSAAEAASLRALGFDFYDWGVGEARLVISWDQAEDAIRPLAEAIAGL; this is translated from the coding sequence ATGCGCTTCTTCTCCGACAACGCCGCCGCCGTCTGCCCCGAAGTGCTCGCTGCGCTGGGCAAGGTGAACCAGCTCGACACTGCCTATGACGGCGACCGATGGTCGAAGTCGCTCGACGGCGCCTTCTCGGACCTGTTCGGCACCGAGGTGCGCGCGTTGTGGGTGCCGACCGGCACTGCGGCGAACAGCCTGGCGCTGGCCGCGCTCTGCCCGCCCTATGGCGGCGTGGTCTGCCACCGCGACGCGCACATCAATGTCGACGAATGCGGCGCGCCCGAATTCTACACGCACGGCGCCAAGCTGCTGGCCGGCGAGGGCGCAGGCTCGAAGCTGACGCCGGACGCGATCCGCGCGGTGATCGATCCGATCCGCCCCGACGTCCACCAGGTCCAGCCGCACGCGATCTCGATCACCAATGCCACCGAATATGGGCTGGCCTATACGCCCGACGAAGTCGCGGCGATCGGGGCGCTGGCGAAGGAGCGCAAGCTCGGTCTGCATATGGACGGCGCGCGCTTCGCCAACGCTGTCGCGCATCTTGGCTGCCATCCGGGCGAGGTGACCTGGCGCGCGGGCGTCGATGCGCTGAGCTTCGGCTTCGTCAAGAATGGCGGGATGAGCGCCGAGATGCTGGTGTTCTTCAAGCCCGAGCTCGCCGAGGCGACGCTGTATCGCCGCAAGCGCGCCGGGCTGCTCTTCTCCAAGGGGCGCTATCTCGCCGCGCAGGTGCTGGCGATGCTCGAGGGCGATCTGTGGCTCCGCAACGGCCGCGCGGCCAATGCCGGCGCGGCGCTGCTCGCCCGGGCGGCGGGGGACCGGCTGGTGCATGCCGTGGAGGCCAATGAAGTGTTCCTCAAGGTGAGCGCCGCGGAAGCCGCGTCGCTGCGCGCGCTCGGCTTCGACTTCTACGACTGGGGCGTCGGCGAGGCGCGGCTGGTGATCAGCTGGGACCAGGCCGAGGACGCGATCCGGCCGCTGGCGGAGGCGATCGCGGGGTTGTGA
- a CDS encoding EamA family transporter → MAEPAPQSTRLTVLVPFAIVTLIWGSTWIVIRDQLSVVPPSWSVTYRFTVAGATMLAWAMLRGDGLRLDLRGLRFAVLLGLAQFVLNFNFVYRAEQHITSGVVAVVYALLLVPNAVLARAFLGQKMGRQLVLGSAIAMAGVALLFVHEARLSPVGPHAALLGIGIALAGVMSASVANVMQATQTAKAYPMATTLGWAMLCGAAIDAAFAFATVGAPVFDPRPSYGLGILYLGVLGSAVTFSIYFQLIRTIGPAKAAYTSVLIPVIAMLFSTLFEGYRWSVLAGAGAVLVVAGLVVALKARRPNR, encoded by the coding sequence ATGGCCGAACCCGCCCCCCAGTCCACCCGCCTGACCGTCCTCGTCCCCTTCGCGATCGTCACGTTGATCTGGGGATCGACCTGGATCGTGATCCGCGACCAGCTCTCGGTGGTGCCGCCGAGCTGGTCGGTCACCTATCGCTTCACCGTCGCCGGGGCGACGATGCTGGCCTGGGCGATGCTGCGCGGCGACGGGCTCCGGCTCGACCTGCGCGGGCTGCGCTTCGCGGTGCTGCTCGGGCTGGCGCAGTTCGTGCTCAACTTCAACTTCGTCTACCGCGCCGAGCAGCACATCACCTCGGGCGTGGTCGCGGTGGTCTATGCGCTGCTGCTGGTGCCCAATGCCGTGCTGGCGCGCGCCTTTCTCGGCCAGAAGATGGGGCGGCAGCTGGTCCTGGGATCGGCGATCGCGATGGCCGGCGTGGCGCTGCTGTTCGTCCATGAGGCGCGGCTGAGCCCGGTCGGGCCGCACGCGGCGCTGCTCGGGATCGGCATCGCGCTGGCCGGGGTGATGAGCGCCTCGGTCGCCAACGTCATGCAGGCGACGCAGACGGCCAAGGCCTATCCGATGGCGACGACGCTCGGCTGGGCGATGCTGTGCGGGGCGGCGATCGATGCGGCATTCGCCTTCGCCACGGTCGGCGCGCCGGTGTTCGATCCGCGGCCGAGCTATGGGCTGGGCATCCTCTATCTCGGGGTGCTGGGATCGGCGGTGACGTTCAGCATCTATTTCCAGCTGATCCGCACGATCGGGCCGGCCAAGGCCGCCTATACCAGCGTGCTGATCCCGGTGATCGCGATGCTCTTCTCGACGCTGTTCGAAGGCTATCGCTGGTCGGTGCTGGCGGGTGCCGGCGCGGTGCTGGTGGTCGCCGGGCTGGTGGTGGCGCTCAAGGCGCGCAGGCCGAACCGGTAA
- a CDS encoding M28 family metallopeptidase yields the protein MTLRRLLAAAALLAAPLAQAQTAPLPPEQAALKAHVQFLASDALRGREAGTRDYDVAAEYVAAEMLRLGLEPGANGSWFQPFRLVNYKPAEKAKWTLVRGSTEIPLQFGIDFINTPAPATPDFHAEGGMVFAGYGIVYPEGKRDDYKGLDVKGKIVAILPGVPKGLPNAVEAHFGDDEQKALIAQKKGAVAVIMLESLAQREQIPFEAIAAYYDYPRDGWAQPDGTVFATAAGAPPVGYVGSAGADKLFQGAKVKWSDVLIAQRKGSRVPTGALPGTLKVASKTRLVTLATRNVVGMIPGTDPLLKGEYVVLSAHLDHVGVGDAVNGDRIYNGAMDNAIGVSTMLEVARKFVASGEKPKRSMLFVALAAEEKGLIGSDYFAHYPPVAKNKLVADVNMDMPILTYRLEDLVALGGERSSLGPVIAQAAAGEGLKVVPDPAPEEMFFVRSDHYSFVKAGIPAVSLDTGPGGAGAEAQKKFLADNYHKPSDQIDLPFDWDSAAKYMRVNYAVARALTDGPERPRWNKGDFFGVQFGGHGAE from the coding sequence GTGACCCTTCGCCGCCTTCTCGCCGCGGCCGCGCTGCTCGCCGCGCCGCTGGCCCAAGCCCAGACGGCGCCGCTCCCGCCCGAGCAGGCGGCGCTCAAGGCGCATGTCCAGTTCCTCGCCTCCGATGCCCTGCGCGGGCGCGAGGCGGGGACGCGCGACTATGACGTGGCGGCGGAATATGTAGCGGCGGAGATGCTCCGCCTCGGGCTCGAGCCCGGCGCGAACGGCAGCTGGTTCCAGCCCTTCCGGCTGGTCAACTACAAGCCGGCGGAGAAGGCCAAGTGGACGCTGGTGCGCGGCAGCACCGAGATCCCGCTCCAGTTCGGCATCGATTTCATCAACACCCCCGCCCCCGCCACGCCCGATTTCCATGCCGAGGGCGGCATGGTCTTCGCCGGCTACGGGATCGTCTATCCCGAGGGCAAGCGCGACGACTACAAGGGGCTCGACGTGAAGGGGAAGATCGTCGCGATCCTCCCCGGCGTGCCCAAGGGGCTGCCCAACGCGGTCGAGGCGCATTTCGGCGACGACGAGCAGAAGGCGCTGATCGCGCAGAAGAAGGGCGCGGTCGCGGTGATCATGCTCGAATCGCTGGCGCAGCGCGAGCAGATCCCGTTCGAGGCGATCGCCGCCTATTACGACTATCCGCGCGACGGCTGGGCGCAGCCCGACGGCACCGTCTTCGCCACCGCGGCGGGCGCGCCGCCGGTCGGCTATGTCGGCTCGGCCGGCGCCGACAAGCTGTTCCAGGGCGCCAAGGTCAAATGGTCGGACGTGCTGATCGCCCAGCGCAAGGGCAGCCGCGTGCCCACCGGCGCGCTGCCCGGCACGCTCAAGGTCGCCAGCAAGACGCGGCTGGTGACGCTCGCCACCCGCAACGTCGTCGGCATGATCCCCGGCACCGATCCGTTGCTCAAGGGCGAGTATGTCGTGCTTTCCGCGCATCTCGATCATGTCGGCGTGGGCGACGCGGTGAACGGCGACCGCATCTATAACGGCGCGATGGACAATGCGATCGGCGTCTCGACGATGCTCGAGGTCGCGCGCAAGTTCGTCGCCTCGGGCGAGAAGCCGAAGCGCTCGATGTTGTTCGTCGCGCTTGCGGCGGAGGAGAAGGGGCTGATCGGCTCCGACTATTTCGCGCATTATCCGCCGGTGGCGAAGAACAAGCTCGTCGCCGACGTCAACATGGACATGCCGATCCTCACCTACCGGCTCGAGGACCTCGTCGCATTGGGCGGCGAGCGCTCCAGCCTCGGCCCGGTGATCGCGCAGGCGGCGGCGGGCGAGGGGCTGAAGGTCGTCCCCGATCCCGCGCCCGAGGAGATGTTCTTCGTCCGCTCGGACCATTACAGCTTCGTCAAGGCCGGCATCCCCGCGGTCTCGCTCGATACCGGCCCGGGCGGCGCCGGCGCCGAGGCGCAGAAGAAGTTCCTCGCCGACAATTACCACAAGCCCTCGGACCAGATCGACCTGCCCTTCGACTGGGATTCGGCCGCGAAATACATGCGCGTGAACTACGCCGTCGCCCGCGCGCTCACCGACGGCCCCGAGCGCCCGCGCTGGAACAAGGGCGATTTCTTCGGGGTGCAGTTCGGAGGCCATGGGGCGGAGTAG
- a CDS encoding M20/M25/M40 family metallo-hydrolase, translated as MKRALLLAATLLAATPAFAQDLSQDAAALKAHVQFLASDAMKGRDTGSPELTIAEQYVAAQMLAAGLKPAGVNGSWLQPVPLVAYKSADHGTLSLTRNGVETPLVWGKDYVARAVPSNPKVAVSGPVVFAGYGSEEEYKGLKTKGAIVAVLRDSPHSAPSDVRAHLSQPDIQARTAALHGAVGVILIEGNARHAIFPFAASVGFAQSEAMTWQGSDAGAGAPPFTYLGFDGAAKLFAGAKIQWDAVLAADKADRKLPTGALGVVATGTANTAIRTLTSNNVAGMLPGTDKAGEYVVISAHLDHVGVGRPDAKGDTIYNGAMDNAVGTASMLEVARRFQASGKAPRRSILFVAVTAEEKGLVGSEYFAANPTVPKGSIVADVNLDMPILTYDFVDLVAYGADRSTVGTLVEAAAAEQGVKLVPDPTPEEASFVRSDHYSFVKAGIPAVSLDLGPGGPGAAATKEFLDKHYHQPSDQVELIDWKQGLRFVTLNYAIARAIADAEDKPVWNKGDFFGTLYKGPMAQGPAAK; from the coding sequence ATGAAGCGCGCACTCCTCCTCGCGGCGACCCTGCTCGCCGCCACGCCCGCCTTCGCCCAGGACCTCAGCCAGGACGCAGCCGCGCTCAAGGCGCATGTCCAGTTCCTCGCCTCCGATGCGATGAAGGGCCGTGACACCGGCAGCCCCGAGCTGACCATCGCCGAGCAATATGTCGCCGCGCAGATGCTCGCCGCCGGGTTGAAGCCCGCCGGCGTCAACGGCAGCTGGCTCCAGCCGGTGCCGCTGGTCGCCTACAAGTCGGCCGATCACGGCACGCTCTCGCTCACCCGGAACGGCGTCGAGACACCGCTGGTCTGGGGCAAGGACTATGTCGCGCGCGCGGTGCCGTCGAACCCCAAGGTCGCGGTCTCGGGCCCGGTGGTCTTCGCCGGCTATGGCAGCGAGGAGGAGTATAAGGGGCTCAAGACCAAGGGCGCGATCGTCGCGGTGCTGCGCGATTCGCCGCATTCGGCGCCCAGCGACGTGCGCGCGCATCTCAGCCAGCCCGATATCCAGGCGCGCACCGCGGCGCTGCACGGCGCGGTCGGCGTGATCCTGATCGAGGGCAATGCCCGCCACGCGATCTTCCCGTTCGCAGCCAGCGTCGGCTTCGCGCAGAGCGAGGCGATGACCTGGCAGGGCTCCGATGCCGGCGCCGGCGCCCCGCCCTTCACCTATCTCGGGTTCGACGGCGCCGCCAAGCTGTTCGCCGGCGCGAAGATCCAGTGGGACGCGGTGCTCGCTGCCGACAAGGCGGACAGGAAGCTGCCGACCGGAGCCCTGGGTGTGGTCGCCACCGGCACCGCCAACACCGCGATCCGCACGCTCACCAGCAACAATGTCGCCGGCATGCTGCCGGGCACCGACAAGGCGGGCGAATATGTCGTGATCTCCGCGCATCTCGATCATGTCGGCGTCGGCCGGCCCGATGCGAAGGGCGACACCATCTACAACGGCGCGATGGACAATGCCGTCGGCACCGCCTCGATGCTCGAGGTCGCCCGGCGCTTCCAGGCATCGGGCAAGGCGCCGCGCCGCTCGATCCTGTTCGTCGCGGTGACGGCGGAGGAAAAGGGCCTGGTCGGCTCCGAATATTTCGCCGCCAACCCCACCGTGCCCAAGGGCTCGATCGTCGCCGACGTCAATCTCGACATGCCGATCCTGACCTATGACTTCGTCGATCTCGTCGCGTACGGCGCCGATCGCAGCACGGTCGGCACGCTGGTCGAGGCGGCGGCGGCGGAGCAGGGCGTCAAGCTCGTCCCCGATCCCACGCCCGAGGAAGCCTCGTTCGTCCGCTCGGACCATTACAGCTTCGTCAAGGCGGGCATCCCCGCGGTCTCGCTCGATCTCGGGCCAGGCGGCCCGGGTGCGGCGGCGACCAAGGAATTCCTCGACAAGCATTACCATCAGCCCTCCGACCAGGTCGAGCTGATCGACTGGAAGCAGGGCCTGCGCTTCGTCACCCTCAACTATGCGATCGCGCGCGCCATCGCCGATGCCGAGGACAAGCCGGTGTGGAACAAGGGCGACTTCTTCGGCACGCTGTACAAGGGGCCGATGGCCCAGGGTCCTGCAGCCAAGTGA
- a CDS encoding NAD(P)-dependent oxidoreductase produces the protein MRLLIFGPGYTAARLIARLAGRADIATVTRDTFAGRKSDIANATHILSTVPPGETGDPVLAAYAPELAASGAWLGYLSSTGVYGDTGGAWVDETAATGTGRRTARAQADAAWLALPSARVFRLPGIYGPGRSPLDRIRVGAATRIELPGQVFSRVHVDDIVEGIVAGFDGPPGAYNLADDLPAAQRDVIAHGCALLGLPVPPLVALDQADLSPQARAFYAENRRVANGKAKRVLGWRPRYPDYRFGLRALSATTSPATTSTAPAPASTDQR, from the coding sequence ATGCGCCTCCTGATCTTCGGCCCCGGCTACACCGCCGCTCGCCTGATCGCGCGGCTCGCGGGCCGGGCCGACATCGCCACCGTCACCCGCGACACCTTCGCCGGCCGCAAGTCCGACATCGCCAACGCCACCCACATCCTCTCCACCGTCCCGCCCGGCGAAACCGGCGACCCCGTGCTCGCGGCCTACGCCCCCGAGCTCGCCGCCTCGGGCGCGTGGCTCGGCTATCTCTCCTCGACCGGGGTCTATGGCGACACCGGCGGCGCCTGGGTCGACGAGACCGCCGCCACGGGCACCGGCCGCCGCACCGCCCGCGCGCAGGCCGACGCCGCCTGGCTGGCGCTGCCGAGCGCGCGCGTCTTCCGCCTGCCCGGCATCTACGGCCCCGGCCGCTCGCCGCTCGACCGCATCCGCGTCGGCGCCGCGACGCGCATCGAGCTGCCCGGCCAGGTGTTCAGCCGCGTCCATGTCGACGACATTGTCGAAGGGATTGTCGCCGGGTTCGACGGTCCGCCCGGCGCCTACAACCTCGCCGACGACCTGCCCGCCGCGCAGCGCGACGTCATCGCCCATGGCTGCGCGCTATTGGGCCTGCCGGTCCCGCCGCTGGTCGCGCTCGACCAGGCCGATCTCAGCCCCCAGGCCCGCGCCTTCTATGCCGAGAACCGCCGCGTCGCGAACGGCAAGGCGAAGCGGGTGCTCGGCTGGCGCCCGCGCTACCCCGATTACCGGTTCGGCCTGCGCGCCTTGAGCGCCACCACCAGCCCGGCGACCACCAGCACCGCGCCGGCACCCGCCAGCACCGACCAGCGATAG
- the pepN gene encoding aminopeptidase N — MADALNAPQTPHITRREDYRAPDWMIPEIALDFALDPAATKVRATLKVERNGAHDRPLVLNGDGLAAESVTVDGAEAQGWRMDGPDLVIPLTGDAHEIETVVTIAPERNTQLQGLYASSGMLCTQCEAEGFRRITFFPDRPDVLSKYKVRMSGDKARFPVLLANGDPIAQGEGEDGTHWAEWHDPFLKPSYLFALVAGDLVANRGTFTTMSGRGVDLGIWVRAGDLPKTDHALHALKLSMAWDETVYGREYDLDVFNIVAVDDFNFGAMENKGLNVFNSRYILADPDTATDYDYDAIAAVVAHEYFHNWSGNRVTCRDWFQLSLKEGFTVFRDQSFSGDQGSKAVKRIEDVRGLRASQFPEDAGPLAHPVRPDEYIEISNFYTATIYNKGAEVIRMMSTILGPQKFRAATDLYFDRFDGTAATCEDFVQCMEEAGGVDLTQFRRWYSQAGTPRVTANLSQEGGRARLKLAQTVPPTPGQPVKEPMVLPLKLKLFGSYTGRPMCEEQLVLLKDAAQEMLFENLSEPPVLSINRGFSSPVIVETNRTAKDLAFLSAHDDDPFARYEAMQQLMLDTLVAAVASGKGDHAAVIEAVRGTLGDAALDKAFVAEAVLLPSDSFVGDQMGVVDPDAIFAAREALRAELGKALETEWRAAYDGAQANRFEYSPAAKGARRLKNVALGYIAASGAGDAAALAFDQFEAADNMTDRQGALSTLVNGASDKREAALAAFYARYQGNALVLDKWFQTQALSSRDDAAQAVEKLAAHKDFTLANPNRARALIGAFSVNQRAFHDASGRGYRFVADQLIALDRLNPQTAAKLVPPLGRWKRFDAGRAAKMRAELERIVATPGLSKDMFEQASKSLD; from the coding sequence ATGGCAGACGCTCTCAACGCACCGCAGACTCCGCACATCACACGCCGCGAGGACTATCGCGCGCCCGACTGGATGATCCCCGAGATCGCGCTCGATTTCGCGCTCGACCCGGCGGCGACGAAGGTGCGCGCGACGCTGAAAGTGGAGCGCAACGGCGCGCATGACCGCCCGCTCGTGCTGAACGGCGACGGGCTCGCGGCCGAGAGCGTGACGGTGGACGGTGCCGAGGCGCAGGGCTGGCGGATGGACGGGCCGGACCTGGTCATCCCGCTCACCGGCGATGCGCACGAGATCGAGACGGTGGTGACGATCGCGCCGGAGCGCAACACGCAGCTCCAGGGGCTCTATGCCAGCTCGGGCATGCTCTGCACCCAGTGCGAGGCCGAGGGCTTTCGCCGCATCACCTTCTTCCCCGACCGGCCCGACGTGCTCTCCAAGTACAAGGTGCGGATGAGCGGCGACAAGGCGCGCTTCCCGGTGTTGCTGGCGAACGGCGATCCGATCGCGCAGGGCGAGGGCGAGGACGGCACGCACTGGGCCGAGTGGCACGATCCGTTCCTCAAGCCGAGCTACCTGTTCGCGCTGGTCGCGGGCGATCTGGTCGCCAACCGCGGCACCTTCACCACGATGAGCGGGCGCGGCGTCGATCTCGGCATCTGGGTGCGCGCGGGCGATCTGCCCAAGACCGATCATGCGCTGCACGCGCTCAAGCTGTCGATGGCGTGGGACGAGACCGTCTATGGCCGCGAGTACGACCTCGACGTGTTCAACATCGTCGCGGTGGACGACTTCAACTTCGGCGCGATGGAGAACAAGGGGCTGAACGTCTTCAACAGCCGCTACATCCTTGCCGACCCCGATACCGCCACCGATTATGATTACGACGCGATCGCCGCGGTGGTCGCGCACGAATATTTCCACAACTGGTCGGGCAACCGCGTGACCTGCCGCGACTGGTTCCAGCTGAGCCTGAAGGAAGGCTTCACCGTCTTCCGCGACCAGAGCTTCTCGGGCGACCAGGGCAGCAAGGCGGTCAAGCGGATCGAGGATGTGCGCGGCCTGCGCGCGAGCCAGTTCCCCGAGGATGCCGGCCCGCTCGCCCATCCGGTGCGCCCCGACGAATATATCGAGATCTCGAACTTCTACACGGCGACGATCTACAACAAGGGCGCCGAAGTGATCCGGATGATGTCGACCATCCTCGGCCCGCAGAAATTCCGCGCCGCGACCGACCTCTATTTCGACCGGTTCGACGGCACCGCCGCGACCTGCGAGGATTTCGTCCAGTGCATGGAGGAAGCCGGCGGGGTGGACCTGACGCAGTTCCGCCGCTGGTACAGCCAGGCGGGCACGCCGCGCGTCACGGCCAACCTCAGCCAGGAGGGCGGCCGCGCCCGCCTCAAGCTCGCGCAGACCGTGCCGCCGACGCCGGGCCAGCCGGTCAAGGAGCCGATGGTGCTGCCGCTCAAGCTCAAGCTGTTCGGCAGCTATACCGGGCGGCCGATGTGCGAGGAGCAGCTGGTGCTGCTCAAGGACGCCGCGCAGGAAATGCTGTTCGAGAACCTGTCCGAGCCGCCGGTGCTCTCGATCAACCGCGGCTTCTCGTCGCCGGTGATCGTCGAGACCAACCGCACCGCGAAGGACCTCGCCTTCCTCTCGGCGCATGACGACGATCCCTTCGCCCGCTACGAGGCGATGCAGCAGCTGATGCTCGACACGCTCGTCGCCGCGGTGGCGAGCGGCAAGGGCGACCACGCCGCGGTGATCGAGGCGGTGCGCGGCACGCTGGGCGACGCGGCGCTCGACAAGGCGTTCGTCGCCGAGGCGGTGCTGCTCCCGTCGGACAGCTTTGTCGGCGACCAGATGGGCGTGGTCGATCCCGACGCGATCTTCGCCGCACGCGAAGCCCTGCGCGCGGAGCTGGGCAAGGCGCTCGAGACCGAATGGCGCGCGGCCTATGACGGCGCGCAGGCCAATCGCTTCGAATATTCGCCGGCGGCCAAGGGCGCGCGGCGGCTCAAGAACGTTGCGCTCGGCTATATCGCGGCGAGCGGGGCCGGCGATGCCGCTGCGCTCGCCTTCGACCAGTTCGAGGCGGCGGACAACATGACCGATCGCCAGGGCGCGCTGAGCACGCTGGTCAACGGCGCCTCGGACAAGCGCGAGGCGGCGCTGGCGGCCTTTTACGCGCGCTACCAGGGCAATGCGCTGGTGCTCGACAAATGGTTCCAGACCCAGGCGCTGTCGTCGCGCGACGATGCGGCGCAGGCGGTGGAGAAGCTGGCGGCGCACAAGGACTTCACGCTCGCCAATCCGAACCGCGCGCGTGCGCTGATCGGCGCGTTCAGCGTCAACCAGCGCGCGTTCCACGATGCGTCGGGCCGCGGCTATCGCTTCGTCGCCGACCAGTTGATCGCGCTGGACCGCCTCAATCCGCAGACCGCCGCCAAGCTGGTGCCGCCGCTCGGCCGGTGGAAGCGCTTCGACGCGGGCCGCGCGGCCAAGATGCGCGCCGAGCTCGAGCGGATCGTCGCGACGCCGGGGCTGAGCAAGGACATGTTCGAGCAGGCCAGCAAGTCGCTGGATTAA
- a CDS encoding methylated-DNA--[protein]-cysteine S-methyltransferase gives MTLSTKTCPSPVGALTLVASEKGLVAILWEKDSPDRVKLGDVAEDADHPILAQAEAQLGEYFAGTRTRFDLPLDFRGTDFQKSVWAELLAIPFGETRSYGEIAMKLGRPKASRAVGAANGRNPISIVAPCHRVIGSTGKLTGFAGGLEAKAYLLGLERG, from the coding sequence ATGACCCTGTCGACCAAGACTTGTCCCTCGCCCGTCGGCGCCCTCACGCTCGTGGCCAGTGAGAAAGGCCTTGTCGCGATCCTGTGGGAGAAGGATTCGCCCGACCGCGTGAAGCTCGGCGACGTCGCCGAGGACGCGGATCATCCGATCCTGGCGCAGGCCGAGGCGCAGCTCGGCGAGTATTTTGCCGGCACGCGAACCCGCTTCGACCTGCCGCTCGATTTCCGCGGCACCGATTTCCAGAAGTCGGTCTGGGCCGAGCTGCTCGCCATCCCGTTCGGCGAGACGCGGTCCTATGGCGAGATCGCGATGAAGCTCGGCCGCCCCAAGGCCTCGCGCGCGGTGGGCGCCGCCAATGGCCGCAACCCGATCTCGATCGTCGCGCCGTGCCACCGGGTGATCGGATCGACAGGCAAGCTCACCGGCTTTGCCGGCGGGCTCGAGGCCAAGGCGTATCTGCTGGGGCTGGAGCGGGGCTGA